The sequence ctaagccaagcacacttaacttgggggttctttcgagataggcttccaaaaagaagatgcaccttgttggtatgaatactctattaattctattaagccttgggccaggacatcaccatcccaggggccaggatatcacaatccatccccccttagaagatcgacgtccttgtcggtcaaccccaatccaggaacctcccctcttagccacgtctgtgcgtctagtgtcgtcatatgccatgccatgtgaccactccgagcccacatgcgccatgcgccatatacccgaaccctctagcccacacacgcccgtgaaacctcgagggtcagctttgataccaattgtaacaccccgtccaatccctagaccagcgatacttactcctagcagctctctaggatcatatatcgtccccacaaaccaacacgagtcttttgtgcgcactttgtcctcactcatgcgcacccgggaaaacttcccggtcgatcacccatgctaaattgctccaagccaagcacacttaactttgaggttctttcgagataggcttccaaaaaagaagatgcatcttgttggtatgaatactctattaattctattaagccttgggccaggacatcaccATCCCAGATGCTAGGATATCACAATAGCACTCATTGTTGACACAttttcgggcgccaatcactataacaaaaaccggcggcggtgctctctgcacaggtgcGGACAGTTAGCGGccaagggccggacggtccgcgatctggCGCAGGGcgagggttccctgcctgacgtgccggacggtccgcgcgtgcgcaggagcGGCGAAGGTCACGGATGGcgtctggatctcgctcccgggagggaccccgtcggggaggagaaatcctatgtgttgtctaggctcggcaggccgacctagactcctctgatcgacgtagagtcgagaagAAGCGGATGGTTTGGGGATTAGgagactaaactagaactagaccagAACTACTCCTAAATATATAAGAAATAAATGCAAGATAAATTAATTTAAGGTTCGATTGGTCATGTTTAATCGGACGTATtcctctgtatttatagaggagtGGGCTGCACCTGTTACAAACAAATCTTCTGAGTTAATTCCACGAATCTAGCCAACAACAATAGCAAGAATGTTGGAACCCTAATTGGCTCTACGCGCGCGCGGACCCTAATTAGCAACTCGATATCCGACCGTCTCTTTTGGGGCTCAACACTCATCACTGGTCTGATTGTAAAAAGAAAAATTTATTTTAAAACGGAGAAGAATATTTGAcagcatgtacctgatgaactgctATGGCCTATATATATGCAACGCTAGTTCAGCAGCTAATAGCATGCACTGACACATATGCATTCAGCAGAACTAAAGCAGCTTTACACATTAAGCCTGTACTAAAAACACCAATCTAGTTAGCTGGGCTGTTCGCTTTGGATTAAAGCCAGCTGTTTAGACTTCTGTAGCTATAATCTATAGAGACCAAAACGCTGTAGAAGTAGTAGAAGCCGGTACAGATTAAAGCCAAGCCAGTACTGTTTTGCCACCGTAGAAGCCAGTACAGACTAAAGCGGTACTGTTTTGCCACACTAAGCTTGTACTACTATACTGCCTAATGCAAACTGATAATGGTGATTACTTACTTCACACAATTGCTGCCGGGCAATATAAAACATCATCGCTTAGCTAGCTGCATCCTACATCTGGGAAACAGCATTGCCTAGCACCAGTAGCTGCTGGTCAAGTTTTGGAAACCACGAGGTTTTCTTTAGTTGAAAAGGAGATGCACTGCGGCATTAGGGCTGGGATGCTGAGTGAGCTGTGTGTACCTGCAGATGCTCTACTGGCTGTTTGTTTTTTTGTCGATTTGGCCGCAGATTGTCACTCACGCCAACAGCTGCGGCATAGTGATGCTGAAGAAGATACGCCGTTGCTGATTGCGGTTAACGGGTAAAACGACCACATACATGGTACATTTAGGCTATGTTTAATTTATACCATAATTCATATCAAACCATGTGTATTGGGTTAAATACTAGAGCACCCAAACAAACCCTTACGAGAAATAGTTACAGGTTTATTACTGCAGACTAATGTAATTATTCCTCCTCATCTGACAATGCATGCAGTGCTCATCTGTCAGAACATAAGCTATACACCAAACCAAATTGCCCTAATTAAATCCACTAATTAAGCCCAGTAGCATATGCATTCTCATAACTTATTAAGGTGGTCATCGCCATACATCACCATCACCAGAGCTTGTAGAACAACACTATATATTTCAATGACTTTGTCGTACGAAAGCTGTTACCTTATTTGTTTCAGTTTCTGTTATTACATGGCTGAACACACTTAACGCAGATTCCTATCAACCAAGAAAAACACTAAACAACCAAGGAGATGTGTTAGAAATAACCTATCGCAGCTCCCACATGCCTTAATTCGGAAGTATCTTTCTCAGTCACTACGTGCTGCTGGTCaatttttagaaacagctaggttTGCTTTCTGAGAAAGGAGATGCGTTGAAGTGCATGATTAGCGCAAGTGCTAACCTAGGACGGTGCTTTTTTTTTGTAAACCGAGACCAAATGGTACTGGTGTGTAGTGTTTAGTGTAGTGGTGGTGTGTGTCTCCCAGACTGCCAGCTGTCTTGGTATATATACACACATTGCATATTTGGGTGTGTGTATATGCGTTATTAGTCACCCTAGCTAGATGGTGGTCACCAACCCTGAAATGGCTTAGTAATTAATGAAAATTTGTTAAGTCATTCTAGGGTGAGTGGTCACCACCTAGGCTGGGTGACAAATAGCGTTGTCATGTAAGTTTTTTTTAAAATATATGTCATGAAAATCTAGTATTCTAAATATGAGTCCTGTATGTGCGAACATAGATAATGGTCCAGACCAACTTTTATGATCGAATAATAGCATCACAGGGTATTAACGATTATAAATTTATAATGACATCTTTAGAATACTTGATTTTCataatggtatatatctaaaaaaACTAAATATATAGGTAAcacaatttgttagctaaggtgatAAACTAATAATCAATCACTCGGATCCGATCGAACCATCCATTCATAATCACCAAGCTCTTTTATGCACATCTTTATTTTGTAACTATGATGACCTTGAGCTATTGTTTTTGCATTCTTGTTCATGGTACTCCCTGCGATCCAAAACGCATGACTGTTTTTTTTTAAATGAAACTTAGGACAAGCTAATTAGTATTCGTGAACAGAACTGTAATTATTCTAGGTGTTTTCCTGTTTTGAATGGCACCAAATTTGTTTTCTATTCAAACGAAGGATATACGAAGGTGGATCAAACTGCACACACACGTACATAATAACTCTGCTCTCGAATATTTATCTTCATTTTTAAATTAaaccgcgacaaataaaaaaagaaCGGGAAAGTAAAAGTAATGACATACAAGCAGAGCTACTTCATCGTGGCAGGAAAACGTTGGACAAGGTCAGGTTACATACACCTCCTCAAGTTTACAGCATCGAGCAGTAACAACTTACAAAAGAGCCCAGCTACACCTCCTCATGTTCAGCAAGTCTTCCACGCAAAAGCGGAAAAACAAAGCATGGAAGCATGCACGCTCAGGTGAACTCAGGTTGCCCTCCATGGCAAACGCCTGTCAAAGTTTAAACAAACCGTACGAATTTCAAGGGAACGCCACACAAGCTTGAGGTACAGTACAGATCACAGATGACTGATCTAGCGTTTCAGTTCGGGGGAGTGTTGTGGCCAATGCTGGGGCTGTGTCCTGGAGTGGTAGACTCGGTCtgggtagcagtagcagcagcctcCTGCGGAGCAGTCCTTGGGGTGCATGGAGGACGCACGCCGCTGACAGGCGCCCTGCTCGTTCCCAGCTTCCTGGCATGAGCTGGCGCGGCGAGCTGCACGAAGAAGAAGACGGTGCTGAGAAGCAACATGAACACAACGACAGTTCTCGACAGAATGGCCATGGAGTTTGCACGGGGGAAATGCTAGTTGTTGCTAGCTAGTTTGGAGTGGGATGAGGGTGGTGTGATATGGTGAGAACTCGGTAGACAAGTTCGTTGCAGGCTCACAGCTAGGACTGGCTCACCACTTCTTGAGCCAGCTCCCTTCTTTATACAAGCGGGATTTACTTCAAAAAGGTGTGCTTCAAAAGCAGATGAGTAACGGGAGGACCACAGCAACCGCCAGCCAATTGTTTAGCGTCTGGAAGTATCAGTAGTTTCTTCCTTAACAAAAATCATATGCTAAAGGGAACACCTTTTCCTAATCAGTTTTACTCTGAGGGGGCGTTTGGCAGAGCTCCCACAGCTCCGCTCCTAGCGAGAATCACTCCTGCTGGACCAAACGATGAAAATCTAAACTGCTCCATGGTGGGAGTAGAGTGAATCTAGGGGGCGTTTGACAGAGCTCTCACAGCTTCGCTCCTGGTCTGAATCACTCCTGCCGAGCCAAACGATAAAAATCTAAACTGCTGGCAGGAGCCAAACGATAAAAATCTAAACTGCTCTATGGTGGGAGTCGGGTGAATCTAGTCTCTATTTTGTACTACAAAGTAAGAGCCAAAAAACCTGCTTCCCACCACTTTCAACCTGCTCTCCACTCTCTAAGCCCTCAGGAATCAGTTCACAGCCTATTTGTCAAACGGTTTTCGCCAAATAGATTCACTTCCCGTACAGAATCACTCGGAATCACTCTATTAGAGAATCAGTTCTCGAAGCTAGAGAATCATGGAGTGGAGCTCTAGCAAACGAGCTCTAAAAACATATCTAACCCTCGACTGTCCTCTGCATACAGTGATTTTTGTAATATATAGAACAAATACCACTGGAATATGCCTCTAGTATGGGTGAACCGACTCACATCCTGACAGAGGTCAGTTTTGGTGTAAATTCTTTTACAGTTTTGTGTGCCAACATCAATCAATCAACCAAACTAGCAGTTCTAAAAAAGTTACCAAAGAACGGTTACCAAGGACTGAGGACACAGTTTGGATAATCTGCTAATCATGGTATTCAGTTATTCTACTGAAACATATGCTCGCCACACTAGCTGAACCACTTGTATTAAAAATTAGCAGTAACACCCCATGGTTCATTTTGGCTGCACCAACTTGCAAGAGCGTAGAGCTAAATATGTCATGGAAGTTTCGTTTAAGTATGCAAAAGAAGCATACACCTATCACCTATGCAAGCTGCAGATGGAAATATACAGGTGTAACACTTTCATGCCGATAAACTTGTACCAAAGGGCAGATCCAGTGCCGGAGGCTTCCAAATGAGATAAACTTTTTTTTTCCCGTAAATGCGAGGAGGCCCCTTCGAACCCGCCAATAAAATTGTACTAAGATTAGCAAATGTCACCGCCACAAATTAGCAGCACAAAGTTGATAAGGATAAGGACTAAATGTATCGTTGAAGACAGATTAAGAATGCAAGTTTGAAACTTGAAATATCTAAATGCAGTACCTTTCATGCTCCAATAAAATTCGCGAGGCCATGACCTAACAGAGCTTACCAGGACAAGACAATGGGCGGAGGAACCCAAAGCAAGTTGGGGCTTCTAGTTTTGTTGCTCCTCACTGCATATGGAAAAAGAGTATGTAGCAGCTAATGTTCAaagcaaaaaagaaaagaaaaaaaaagcaaACAAATATATGCAGGGAACTGCGCCACCAAAAACTGTCCCGTCCCTGTGGGAGAACATTTTTTTCAAGGATTCCTGGAACTTTGATTTTGATTTGGAAAGGGCACTTCAAGGTCTTTTTTTGTTTTGGAACATTGCCTCCCATTGGTTGGTTAGAACTCATCATTATAATTTATTTGAGGTTCCATCATCCTTCGTGGCCCAAGCACTATACAACGTACCTGCATTTATTCATGTCGTTCATTCAATAACCCCAAGAAAAAAAAAGAGTTGTAAACTTGACCAAAGGTCATAAAGCATGAAGTTTTCATCATTCTGCCACAGCATTTTTGTTGCTTAATGATTTTCCTTTTTGAGGGAAAGGCAGATGCTAAATACGAAGCCATGTTAGACAAAGGTGCCACGTGGTATTCAAGAATGCATTGGTGCATCCAACTAGAAAATATCAAAATATTGAATGGTGAGAGAAGTTGTAAATAAGCACTTAAGATCAGAAACATACCTCAAGATATGTGCGGACGCTTGGTTTGAAAGAAGTCGTAGAACTGAAGCATCAATTGTAATAGTAGTAGTACTTCCTCATCAAACTGTTAAAAATGATATTACATGGTACACAATATAGGTTCCTTGATCTTATTTACTGTAAGAACATCAGTGCAGAAATGCATCATAATGTTGTCTTCAATACATCAAGTCACAAATTTATCATTAATACATGACAATGGTTACATATGCACTAAGATTATGTGTTTCAGTTCATTCACAAAATAGCTGTAGCACAAGAAATAAACCTCATGTGATACATCAGACAAGGAACCTCCATTCATCAAATGTAGTATCCATATGGCTGCCATATTGACAAGGTTTAACTGGCGCACATGCTCAAATAACAATAACAGCCTACCAAAGAGGGGTGTTGTATGGACATCTCCATATCACCAAATATGGGGATGAGAAAAAGGGAAATATATGGTTGTTTGCTTCAAATATGTTCATAAAACAGATCAGAAGACATCAATATGTGCAGTTCTTTCCAATCAACCAGTCTTTTTTTCCTTTATGTAGTGAAGGTCTCTTCAAAAACACCCATACTTAAAACAAAACTGAAAATAAGCTTACTCAAAGAGAATATCAGTTATTGATTGCATTACATCGAGCTACACATACAGGATGATACTCAATGTAGTGTGGTTGTGCCTAACTGAAACTCCCTAGCCATACATGAACATGAGTACATGGGAAATCGGTACCTCCCCACTGCCTAATTATTTACTACACGAACAGAACCGGAGGCAGGCGTTGCACAGCAACAGAACAGACATATCACTTACATACAAACACTCTCATCTCAGGCCTGGCTGCCTCCCTTGGTGGTATGGAGCTTGGAAAGCAGGTAGAGGCAAACTGAAGACAGGAAAATCGATCCAGCAAAGCACAAGAGGTCAGCACAGGATGTGATGGTCACCCTCTTGCTCTTCTCGAAGATGCCAACCAGCAGAACCATGACAATGACATGGCCCAGCTTTGTCTTGAGATCATTCACCGACTTGATTTCAACCCACTTGGGCCGTTCCTGCAGACAGAGTCAGAGATGTCAAGAAACCGCGATCCTTTGCTGCCTCAGGAGTATCACTGACTGATTGGGATGTGCATGTGAACCAACCGGAAGGCTGAACAGGCCGAAGAGGTTGGACCCGTAAAAGGAGTCCATGTTACTGATGAAGAGCTCGTACAAGCCCGTCCCCAAGACAAACGTGACCGTTGCAATGAGAAACATCTCTGGAGGTGAAACAGGCCATGCACAGCAGAAAGCCATCAGGCGCATTGCCATTGTTAAGACAGGTTTGAGCATGCAGAGATGATATCGCAGTCAATTGTACATCGTGGCATAGATTTAAAGATTACAGCGGTTAGCAGCGGCATGACAGTGATTATTTGAGGAATGGAACAAGCGTCAGGTGAGCGGATTTGGTTACCAATGGCTTCCACCAGCAGGAGGATGACCTTCCCTGCGCCGTGCCGGTAGTACTCGACGAAGGCATCCATCACGAAAACGCATCCCTGCAGGATCCAAAGCTCCAGTTCACAAATTAGTGGGGAGTGGGGGGGAGCCGGAATGATCCGCGAATCAGTCAATGAAGCGAGCGAGCACCTTGAGGAAGCATGGGACAGAGCCGAGGAGCAAGCCACAAATGCCGAAGAAGGTCATGAAGCGGCAGGCGTAGATGACCTTCTCGATCCGCGCCTCCAGCTCAGACCCGTACCCCGTCCCGGGCAGCTCCACCGGGCGGTACAGCACCTCGCGGCGGCGGTCCTCCGACTGTaccgctcccgccgccgccgccgagtgcGAGCACTTGGGCGACACCCCTGCTGCCCTCCCTCCCCCGCGCGGCCTCGGAGTCGGCCTCCATGCCCAGCCGACGCACCCTACCGCCGCCGGGACGCAACCGCAACCGCAACCGAGAGGCCTGGGCTTCATTGCCGTGTCTAGATTCTAGAACGGACTCGAACCGTCTTCTCCCGACCCCGCTCGCGGCCGGGGCGGTTAAGTAGGCGGCGCCCGCCCGGCGACGGAGTCCGGAGAGCGCGACAAGTGGAGCGCCACGTTCGGTGCACCGTGCGGTCGGGCGCGAACACCGACGGCGACGGgtctcgtcgtcgtcctcgttcgTCGCGGCCTTGCGGGGCAGGCAGCGAGTCCACGTCGGCGGAGGCGAGGGGCACCCGTTCCCGTTCATCTCATCAGCCCCCGGTCCGGTTGTGAGTGGTGGATGGCGACGGAGATAATTCCGTCTTCTTTGGCCTGGTCGAAGCATGATTGAGGGTGATCTGGGCTCCCGCCGGCCAGCCATTCCTCCCGCGAATTCCTGCCGCCACACACCCGCGCCGGAACACGACGGCTCGTCCCGTCGTCCGCTCGTGTCGTGTCTGTGTGAGTGTTTCCGATTGGTTGGTTGGTTGGTTGACCGTTCAGGATTCAGGAGTCCACTCGCTCGAGTTGCTGGGTTGTCAATATTGGGCTTTATGGATCGGCCCATGGCATTCGATATGTTGTCCATAAAAGGCCGGCCCCACGCCAACTACGTGAAGCCCAAGCTAATTTCCCCGCGTCAAGAAAACATGATCCTCTCGGGAAGTCGGGATTTGATAAATCAGCAATGCTCAAGAAATTTGTTATACATCTTCTTTCATCACAATTCACAAGTCGATGGCACCGAAGTGAACTAATTCAACAATTGTTGTTGTTGTTAGTGTTCCTGCACAGTAGGAGTATCTGTCGATCTATGCACTGTACCGTAccagtattattattatttttggtCTGTACAAGAATGGCGCATGTGTCAAATTGTGTTGCTGAGCCTGAGGGAATGAACAAATGAATGACAGAACAAACGCGTAGCTGCAGAGGAGACTGCAGGCAGAGACAGAGCAGGTGAACAATGGGTGACGCCTGCCTGGCTGCCAGGAGGACGCTACGGCGACCTGGAGCGGCAGTCGATGGGCATGGCGGTGCCATTGCCGGGGTAGAAGAAGAGGAAGCGGCAGGAGATGCGCGTCCAGAACTGGAGCGAGGCGAAGATGCCGACCTTCCAGGTGGTGCGCGCCTTGCCGAAGAGGTCGAGCGGGACGACGCCCGCCCGGAGCGCGCCGGCCATGTACTCCATCCCCTCGGGGCTGAGCTGGCGCCCCGCCGACACGACCTGGTAGCGGAGCGGGAAGGAGCTGCGGCGCGGCACAGCGAAGGTGCCCGCGCGGAGCAGCGCCACCTCGGCGCCGCGGAAGCCCACGGCGAGGTTGACGCGGGAGAAGGTGGCGTCGGTGCGCGAGTTGGAGTTCTCCGCCAGCACCGTCAGCGCCAGCTGCAGGTCGCGGATGGTGCCCGACTGGTCGTACGCCAGCGTCTCCAGCCGCGCGGACGAGACCAGCAGGTACGGCGTCGTGGGCTTGTACAGCAGGTACACGGCGAACACGGTGGCGCCCGTCACGATCACGCCGATGGTCAGCACCGTGCACAGGATCACCAGAAGCCACACCAGGCCGGAGCTCCAGCTCCGCTCCTCCTGCCGGATCCGCTGCACGCCGTGCCGCCTCTTGTACCCGTGGCCGTGCTGCGCCACCTCGCCGCCTGTCGGAGAGGCAGCGGCATGAGGGGCGCCGTGGGCTGGCTCTGCGCTCCCGTCCATTGCTGCTCGCTCCGGCGCCGCCGTGCCGGCGATGCCCGGGTGGAACTGGAAGGGATTAATACTGGAGTGGCATGGGTGCAAAGCAGAGAGGGAAGTATGGTAAGGTTGGGGGAGGCAAGGGTTTGGTATCTCGCTCCATTCATTCCTTGCTCTCTTCCCCAGCTTCCTTTTCCCGGAGCTAATCCTAATCCGCAAGCTCAAGGTGCCTCCTTGCTCGCCTCGCTTGCTTGCTTTAGAGCTTCAGACTTCAGTCTTGCGCTACCTGGAATTATAAACAAAAAAATATCTGGGCCCCCTGCGGGCTTTCTGCATGTCCGTTGTCCGGGTTGCAGGAACGATCGACCGACGACAACATCGTCAGCCATGGGCTTTCTCAGGTTCCCGCATCTGGGCCCATCAGCTGGTCACTGACAGTCTTCACATCTCAAAACACTAGTTTCCCTGTGCTCAGCTACTGGAAAAGCTAGCTGTCAGTTGCGTTCTGGATATCTCTATTGGCTTCTCGATCTCCATCGTTTCTGCTAATGCAGGTGATGCTAGCTAACAACTGGGCAAACAAAAGAGCATGTGATCCTAGAAATTACATTAATACTGAACCACAAGAGCTCTGTTGGCACCAATCCGGATGTCAAACACGGGAACGTACCGTCTCGTGGGGCTCTCTGCGAAGGCACGATGGTCCGCTGGCACAGAGTCGGACGGTCCACGATCTGGCGCAAGAGCGGCTCCTTCTCTGCACACTTACGGACGGTCCGCGTCTGGGGCCAACCGATCCACGATAACGTAGAGGATCTTTTTCTCCTTGAAGAACTCTAGAACTTGCCCCGGGAGAGTTCCAAGGGTTGCTCCGGGTCGGCAGGCCGCCCGgtgctcctctaatcggcgtagagccgAGTAGAGATTGTTGTGGAAGACTAAACTAGATCTAATCCTAAGGCTAAATTACTCCTACTCCCATGAATTGAAAGAACGAAAAGATAAAACTGATAAATAGATTTAATTTGATCGATtatggggttcaatcggccgtagcccttcatccatATAAAAAGGAGATCTGAATCCGCTACAAGTCGTTTCCTGagctaatcccgcggttttagccaACAAATCCTgcgagaaactcggaaccctaactgattctgcgcacgcgtggaccgtTCGTGCCACCATCGTAGAGCGTCCGaaccgcggaccatccggcctcggGGCTGGACCGTCCGCGAGGACGTTTTGCGCCAAAAAGTGTGTTCAACAAGCCCTTGCCAAGCAAGGTTTGTAGTTGTATTGTGTCTCTAGCTGTAGTGCTCCCTTATtgttatctctactaactattaagggggcagtgtagactgcccccgctcccgcAACGCCCGCGCGCCAGCAACCCGCCGCTCCCGCACGCGCCAGCTCCCGCAACGTCCGTGCGCCAGCAATCCGCCGCTCCCGCGACGCCCGCCTCAGCAGCCCACGCCGCGAATCCCACGCACGCCAGCACCCTCCCCCCCGCCCTGTCGTGGAAACCCTGCGGCATGGCGAAGCGGAAGTCGCCGGAGACGTTCATGACCTCGTGGTTGCCGAGGATGGGGAGGAACGCGCCTCCGCGTGTCTCGGCAGAGAGGAAGAGGCGGCGGAGTAGGTATAGGAGGCGGAGCTCGTCGCCGCCGCGGTCGAGGATGTCGCCGAGCTGGACGGCGAGGGTGGGCCCCGCGGCCCATGAGGAGGAGGCGGAGGGGGAGTCGGGGTGCAAGACGGGGGCACGAGGCCGGCGAGGCGGAGCGCGGAGAGGGACTTGGGCAGGTCCCCGTGGAGGTCTCCGATGGCGACGAGCCGGGATGGGGAAGGGAGGAAGGTGGTTGGAGTCTTCGGGCGAGGAGGGAGCGAGGAGGAGAACGGGAAGGTCGGGAAGAAGATGCCGGACACGGCAAAGTCCACGAACGCGTCGGCGAAGGAGGATACGGCAGCCGGGAGGTCGCTGCAGGCGGGGACGGAGGGGGACGGGGCCGTACGTCGCCATCTTTCTCTATTTGTGCTCCGGCAGGGATTCCCCCTCGCGCGACATGGTGGATGCACGGGCCAGTACCGGCCGAGGATCCCACGGCCGTGGACGTCGTCGTGACGCAACTGATGCCGTGTGATTGACTTTTTGGGAAGCTGGAAAAGGTTCAAGTTACAACAGGAAGAAGAGAATATAGATGGTTTAGATCCCTCTGGAATGATTATTGTACAAAAAGGTAAAGATTCCACATATGCATCTGGAGAACTGGAGTTATTTTATTCCTTAAGTTTTCTGAAGGATTTCAGTTTCATACTCTCATGATTTCCTTTGCTCATGAAAAGAAAATCAGGATCTTGAATTATGATTGTCGATGATTTTTCTAGCTTTAATACGATGCTTTATCTAATTAGTGAAAACAATCACAATATTTGTGTAACTGCTGTTGAATTGTTGCTACAAAGACTGGCATTGAAAGCATGATTTGCTTTAAtatatatttttttctttttgtcCAGAGAGATCAAGGGTGCAAAGTGGGTGAGCATGTTATTCCATTGGCTAGGAATTTCAATGGCGTGAACACAGATATTGAATCACAAAATGTGCCATTGGTGCGTGGAATGGTTTCTTTGCTTACATAGGAGATTCAACTATCTGCTGTTATCTTTTAATCTTTTTGAAACCctctcttctccctccttttgtggGTTCAGAGAATTTCTGAAAATTGCATGCATGATCTTTTTTACTCACTGGTTATGGAAGGTCCAAATGACAGCCCTTGCCCTTGCCCTTGCCCCAAAATCCTGGTGGGTAACATAACATCTAATGAGATTACATCATGTTCATACTGAACGAAGGCTTCTTTGCTGTTTTATGTAGTCCTGTGTCGACTAGGTACACGAAACATGTCAACGTACT is a genomic window of Zea mays cultivar B73 chromosome 5, Zm-B73-REFERENCE-NAM-5.0, whole genome shotgun sequence containing:
- the LOC103626434 gene encoding uncharacterized protein; translated protein: MDGSAEPAHGAPHAAASPTGGEVAQHGHGYKRRHGVQRIRQEERSWSSGLVWLLVILCTVLTIGVIVTGATVFAVYLLYKPTTPYLLVSSARLETLAYDQSGTIRDLQLALTVLAENSNSRTDATFSRVNLAVGFRGAEVALLRAGTFAVPRRSSFPLRYQVVSAGRQLSPEGMEYMAGALRAGVVPLDLFGKARTTWKVGIFASLQFWTRISCRFLFFYPGNGTAMPIDCRSRSP
- the LOC100285378 gene encoding uncharacterized protein LOC100285378 (The RefSeq protein has 1 substitution compared to this genomic sequence); this encodes MKPRPLGCGCGCVPAAVGCVGWAWRPTPRPRGGGRAAGVSPKCSHSAAAAGAVQSEDRRREVLYRPVELPGTGYGSELEARIEKVIYACRFMTFFGICGLLLGSVPCFLKGCVFVMDAFVEYYRHGGGKVILLLVEAIEMFLIATVTFVLGTGLYELFISNMDSFYGSNLFGLFSLPERPKWVEIKSVNDLKTKLGHVIVMVLLVGIFEKSKRVTITSCADLLCFAGSIFLSSVCLYLLSKLHTTKGGSQA